The stretch of DNA GGATAGCGCTGCGGCCCCCGGTCTTTGGCCGGGTCTTTTTTGGCCTTGGCCGGTGACGTGGCTTTTTTTTGTTCACTGACAACTTGCTCACCCAAAGCAGCGGCGATTTCCTGTAGCTTGGGCGCTTCAATCCGGTGCCGCAATGCGGCAGGCAAAATGGCGGCTAAGTCGGAGAAGCCTGCAATTCTTCGTCCATAGAGGGCAGCATGCAACAGAGCACCCAGTCGGGCGGCCTGGATTCCGCGAATGCTCTCCAGCCGGTAGCGAATATACAGGTTGCTGAGGAAATCTTCTGCCTGTTCATCCAGGGTGATGAGTGAAAGGTCAGACAGCGGTTGTTTTTCGGCTTCAAGGGAAATAGCCATATTCTGAGCCGAGGCATTCATTATGGAGCGAATCACCTCCGGTTGGTCCGGCCGTTCAATGCGTACCACAAAATCAAACCTGTCGGCCAACTGCCTGCGAATTTCCTGCAGCGGCCCCGGCTCTTCATCGGGATTTGATGCGGCCCACACATTCAGGTTAACCGGCATTTCCACGGTGGGCAATCCGGTCTCTTCAATCTGAACCCGGCCGGGCTTTGTACCCATTACATCCAGGAGCACATCTACCAGCGCCGGTGATGTATCGGCCAGGCGGTTAATTTCATCCACAAAAACTATACCTCTGTGTGCCCGCGGCAGCGTTCCGGGTAGGATAGCTGCTGCCGGATTGTGGACAGAAGTTAATTTATCCAGATCAATACTGCCAACCACCGTTCCTACCTTGGCCGAATGGGATATCTCCAGAAAAGGAGTATCCACAACCTCGCTCTCCAGTCCTGTAAGGCTTTGATGCTCAGGACAATGGGGAGAGCCGGCTTCACAATTGTAGCGGCAGTCCTTAACCCTCTCCAGCTGCGGCAGCCTGCTTTTTGCCGCGCGGATCAATGTGGTTTTTCCTGTACCGCGGACCCCTTCCACATGAAAATGAATGGGCACACCTGCTTTTGCGGCCAGCACACCTATTTCAATAAATCTTTGCAACTCTTCATTACCCTGATGAAAGACAACATTTTGCCACTCCATACAGACCTCCT from Dethiobacter alkaliphilus AHT 1 encodes:
- a CDS encoding ATP-binding protein, encoding MEWQNVVFHQGNEELQRFIEIGVLAAKAGVPIHFHVEGVRGTGKTTLIRAAKSRLPQLERVKDCRYNCEAGSPHCPEHQSLTGLESEVVDTPFLEISHSAKVGTVVGSIDLDKLTSVHNPAAAILPGTLPRAHRGIVFVDEINRLADTSPALVDVLLDVMGTKPGRVQIEETGLPTVEMPVNLNVWAASNPDEEPGPLQEIRRQLADRFDFVVRIERPDQPEVIRSIMNASAQNMAISLEAEKQPLSDLSLITLDEQAEDFLSNLYIRYRLESIRGIQAARLGALLHAALYGRRIAGFSDLAAILPAALRHRIEAPKLQEIAAALGEQVVSEQKKATSPAKAKKDPAKDRGPQRYPALWRGLWQRLSKKQNQSSGKTVAVNTPQEEKQDVTQQNEEKKTANVLTNQGETNN